In Haliotis asinina isolate JCU_RB_2024 chromosome 15, JCU_Hal_asi_v2, whole genome shotgun sequence, one DNA window encodes the following:
- the LOC137265947 gene encoding uncharacterized protein — protein MNETCASGKVSLANIVSREMAATTLSPPQNMTHSTAGSAVSISKVTHCMVFRYMKHMEFGIREKTYEISTYANYSCDHPGLCKGVRKGWLYNVTYKGLHGDVYCCNTNQCNIHVQGIPPQQQICYTGNNITLRPTANLEICKVPVCGQASWVEKGKKVTQYFCDNFFSCKKHGIAVGNYSNCKQVTMGTSNKTEELCCCSRNTCYVPPWVGKQRSKQHTSNSSSNRQWIIAGTVISLTFFVGVGAAILLALMQYRKNTRGDNHISLMYRRIGECDRQGDEDVLIT, from the exons ATGAATGAAACATGTGCATCTGGCAAGGTGAGCTTGGCTAACATTGTGTCCCGAGAAATGGCTGCAACAACACTATCACCTCCGCAGAACATGACTCACTCAACAGCAGGGTCAGCTGTGTCCATCAGTAAAGTCACACACTGCATGGTCTTCAGGTATATGAAGCACATGGAGTTCGGGATAAGAGAGAAGACTTATGAAATCAGCACGTATGCCAACTACTCTTGTGACCATCCTGGTTTGTGTAAAGGTGTGAGAAAGGGATGGCTGTATAAC GTGACTTACAAAGGACTCCATGGAGATGTTTACTGTTGCAACACAAACCAGTGCAACATTCATGTTCAGGGAATtcctcctcagcaacaaatctGCTACACCGGGAACAACATCACTCTCAGACCCACAG CCAACCTTGAAATCTGTAAAGTTCCTGTGTGTGGTCAAGCCTCTTGGGTGGAGAAAGGGAAGAAAGTGACTCAGTATTTCTGTGATAACTTCTTTTCTTGTAAAAAACATGGGATTGCTGTCGGCAATTACAGCAACTGCAAGCAG GTAACCATGGGTACTAGCAACAAGACAGAAGAATTGTGTTGTTGCAGCCGGAACACATGTTACGTCCCTCCATGGGTTGGCAAACAGCGCAGCAAACAGCATACATCCAATAGCAGCTCAAACAGGCAGTGGATCATCGCAGGAACTGTGATCTCCCTCACATTCTTTGTCGGAGTTGGTGCTGCTATTCTACTGGCTCTCATGCAGTACAGAAAGAatacaaggggagataaccacATCTCCCTAATGTACCGAAGGATTGGGGAGTGTGACAGGCAAGGGGATGAAGATGTGCTGATAACATAG